One segment of Segatella copri DNA contains the following:
- a CDS encoding DUF6078 family protein — MDEKELLKKAFEYGNVPSNITYCFTEPCPMKNKCIHYLSGLYKNEKTDRGDAIFPNALKNGNCKYFAPLRVVKMAWGFDKLFAEMKVKDAPALRAEMRDYLGSKGQYYRYKLGQLKLLPEQQAYIKQLFAKYGYKDVEFDHFSEEIDFTKS; from the coding sequence ATGGATGAAAAGGAATTACTGAAAAAGGCTTTTGAGTACGGAAACGTACCTAGCAACATCACCTACTGTTTCACCGAACCATGTCCGATGAAAAACAAATGTATCCACTATCTATCCGGTCTCTACAAAAACGAGAAGACTGATAGAGGGGATGCCATTTTCCCAAATGCCCTGAAAAACGGGAATTGCAAGTACTTCGCTCCGCTGCGTGTCGTGAAAATGGCATGGGGATTCGACAAACTCTTTGCCGAAATGAAAGTGAAAGACGCTCCTGCACTGCGCGCCGAAATGAGAGACTACCTCGGCAGCAAAGGACAATACTACCGTTACAAACTGGGACAACTGAAACTCCTGCCGGAACAACAGGCATATATCAAACAGCTCTTCGCCAAATACGGATATAAAGATGTTGAATTCGACCATTTCTCAGAAGAGATTGATTTCACTAAAAGCTAA
- a CDS encoding restriction endonuclease subunit S — protein sequence MSVNTFKYIHFAHYKDIPNWSVQYVVEEKLGFTKKYSMAKIGSFLKKSKDQIEIQDDAEYKQVTVKINNGGVIARNDGQLKRGSEIGTKRQTVVHAGQFIVSKIDARNGAFGVIPDDLEGAIVTNDFPVFDVDSSKILPQFMVLISTTPQFVEFARKCSSGTTNRKRIDIDAFLQQVIPLPSLEEQEDILVGYNQAIGKIEYNERQILSFSEEGRKLFDKLLKMKKYGKCKGDTSLRFIAYSSTAQRWDSFAVNQSIESDFPIRNLETCIKNIATGTTPSTNKQEYFKGNIKFYTPADIGVDKYLGKSCRSISDLAVRDNKARLFHKNDLLFVGIGSTVGKVGIVEDECVSSNQQITGLTVDESQLKVEYLYYYLKFNKDLAIADSSKTTLPIVNQEKIKQIPIVVPPLVLQEDIVEKMSEVDENIDALKKQIAKLKSTSLSEFEQTIFE from the coding sequence ATGAGTGTAAATACTTTTAAATATATCCATTTTGCCCACTATAAGGACATTCCGAATTGGAGTGTCCAATATGTGGTTGAGGAGAAATTGGGCTTTACCAAGAAGTACTCAATGGCTAAGATTGGCTCGTTCTTGAAAAAAAGTAAGGATCAGATTGAAATCCAAGATGACGCAGAATACAAGCAAGTTACTGTTAAGATAAACAATGGTGGCGTGATAGCAAGAAATGATGGTCAGTTAAAGAGAGGCTCTGAAATTGGAACCAAGCGACAGACCGTAGTTCATGCAGGTCAATTTATTGTCTCCAAAATTGATGCTCGTAATGGTGCGTTTGGTGTAATTCCAGATGATTTGGAAGGGGCGATAGTTACAAACGATTTCCCTGTGTTTGATGTAGATTCTTCTAAGATTCTTCCTCAATTTATGGTGCTGATTTCTACAACTCCTCAGTTTGTAGAGTTTGCCCGTAAATGTAGTAGTGGTACGACTAATCGTAAGCGCATAGATATTGATGCTTTTCTGCAACAAGTGATTCCTTTACCTTCGTTGGAAGAGCAAGAGGATATTTTAGTTGGCTATAATCAAGCAATTGGAAAAATAGAATATAATGAAAGACAAATATTAAGTTTTTCAGAAGAAGGAAGAAAATTGTTTGATAAACTTTTAAAAATGAAAAAGTATGGGAAATGCAAAGGTGATACTTCCTTGCGTTTTATAGCCTATAGTAGTACTGCTCAGCGTTGGGATTCTTTTGCTGTGAATCAAAGCATAGAAAGTGATTTCCCTATTCGAAATTTAGAAACTTGCATAAAAAATATAGCTACAGGAACAACACCATCAACAAATAAGCAGGAATATTTTAAAGGGAATATAAAATTTTATACTCCTGCGGATATAGGAGTTGATAAATATTTGGGTAAATCTTGTCGAAGTATATCAGATTTGGCGGTTAGAGATAATAAAGCACGCCTTTTTCATAAAAATGATCTGTTGTTTGTTGGAATAGGATCAACAGTAGGAAAAGTGGGAATTGTTGAAGATGAATGTGTTTCTTCAAATCAGCAAATTACAGGTCTTACTGTAGATGAAAGCCAATTAAAAGTTGAGTATTTGTACTATTATTTAAAATTTAATAAAGACTTAGCAATTGCCGATAGTTCAAAAACGACATTGCCTATTGTAAATCAAGAAAAAATAAAGCAGATTCCAATTGTAGTACCTCCATTGGTGTTGCAGGAAGATATTGTAGAAAAAATGAGTGAGGTGGATGAAAATATAGATGCTTTAAAGAAGCAGATTGCAAAATTGAAAAGTACTTCTTTAAGTGAGTTTGAACAAACAATATTTGAATGA
- a CDS encoding AAA family ATPase: protein MDSIRIFGYKSFKKLSVQLHPINLLIGANGAGKSNFLSLFEMLGNIYEKRLVAYVAQVGGVDKLLYQGRKVTDRIAVNLLIAKSEYDLMLLESDGKLIVEREVVGCYDDVCPLDLVKKNVITEFQSESSLKDHKEEDLSNYISQIRKFHFHDTGRRSPFTADSHIVNDAYRMYEHGENLAAILYRIQREKPVAYRRIIRVIQSVAPYFLDFYFQPTEADMVRLQWQDKYSSMIYGPTDLSDGTIRFIALTVLFMQPWLPRVIIIDEPELGLHPVAIEKLSGLIKMAAQKGTQVIVATQSAELISNFEPEDVLTVNQNEDGTTINRLNSEELGHWLEDYTLGDLWKQNIMKGGQPR from the coding sequence ATGGACTCGATAAGAATATTTGGATATAAGTCTTTTAAAAAGTTATCAGTTCAACTGCATCCTATCAATCTCTTGATTGGTGCCAATGGAGCTGGTAAGAGTAACTTTTTGTCTCTTTTCGAGATGTTAGGAAACATCTATGAGAAGAGATTAGTGGCGTATGTCGCTCAAGTTGGTGGAGTAGATAAATTACTCTATCAAGGCAGAAAAGTTACCGATCGTATAGCTGTAAACTTGCTAATAGCTAAGAGTGAATATGACTTGATGTTATTGGAATCTGATGGTAAACTCATTGTAGAAAGAGAAGTTGTTGGTTGTTATGATGATGTTTGTCCTTTAGATTTAGTGAAGAAAAATGTTATAACGGAGTTTCAGAGCGAATCGAGTTTAAAAGACCATAAAGAGGAAGATTTATCTAACTATATCTCCCAAATCCGCAAGTTTCACTTCCACGATACTGGTCGCCGTTCTCCATTTACGGCTGATAGCCATATTGTGAACGATGCTTATCGTATGTATGAGCATGGTGAAAATCTGGCGGCTATCCTCTATCGTATTCAGCGAGAGAAGCCTGTGGCTTATCGTCGCATCATCCGTGTCATTCAGAGTGTGGCTCCCTATTTCTTGGACTTCTATTTCCAACCAACCGAAGCCGATATGGTGCGCTTGCAATGGCAGGATAAGTATAGTTCTATGATTTACGGACCGACCGACTTGTCGGATGGAACCATTCGCTTTATTGCCTTGACTGTGCTCTTTATGCAGCCATGGTTACCACGAGTTATCATCATTGATGAGCCGGAGCTTGGTTTGCATCCTGTGGCTATCGAAAAACTTTCGGGTTTGATTAAGATGGCGGCACAAAAGGGCACGCAAGTTATTGTTGCTACTCAGAGTGCTGAACTAATCAGTAACTTTGAACCAGAGGATGTCTTGACTGTTAATCAGAACGAAGATGGTACAACCATCAATCGGCTGAATAGCGAAGAGTTAGGACATTGGCTTGAGGATTATACACTTGGTGATTTGTGGAAACAAAATATCATGAAAGGAGGTCAGCCACGATGA
- a CDS encoding N-6 DNA methylase, with protein sequence MEIKTESNQIYSPIRDKWLVLKPEEEVRQRYVCRLVDSYGYGIKQMGEEVKVTNSQRGQGAARADIVIWRNEEDKRKGKNALIVVECKAENVTIRQADYFQGYNYAAWAGAKFFVTTNLKETRIFKVVEDAMPKKLEEIADIPSADMVNDDKKIKAMLLQTKAFTRDEFSRLLFKCHNIIRNNDKLSPEAAFDEISKILFIKIRYERTNSGTQIFSKEEFLKQKKMYDAVKSKESPDYYQFLFNKTKEDFAKDHLFDENETIKIRENSFEQIVKELQVYNLSTTSDDVKGIAFEQFLGRTFRGELGQFFTPRTIVDFMVSVLDPQEGEYVCDPCCGSGGFLIRAFEYVREHIENEVEVRKEDVKKSLFTDDYSKLPKKEQEKNDQKVIDAFSKMNYELDINNPMGRLRSLSFDCIYGTDANPRMARTAKMNMIMHGDGHGGVHHHDGLLNVNGIWEGRFDVILTNPPFGARIDKELKITEADRFTDIEKIKAYEKRYGKENYDNALKQVNDHINQPILDLFQIGKFNGLTEVLFIERCLNLLKPGGRMGIVLPEGVLNNTNLQKVRDFVESKAKILLIVSIPQDVFMAAGATVKPSLLFFKKFTEDEAEEYNRICIQVSHEVEAKYDEEMTDIDVKLAKRGKEALTKDEKKSLRSRKKELTVLIENEIKTLVKERFDYVIPIAEVQKAGISTTGAKIENELEPLEKEFTEYRKENKLWEKHVRATKYNVSDDGTMLRTRFIDGVACEPEPFYRY encoded by the coding sequence ATGGAAATAAAAACAGAAAGCAACCAGATATATTCTCCGATAAGAGATAAATGGCTTGTGCTAAAGCCTGAGGAGGAAGTTCGCCAAAGATATGTTTGTCGTTTGGTGGATAGCTACGGCTATGGCATCAAACAAATGGGAGAAGAAGTAAAGGTGACAAACTCTCAACGCGGGCAAGGTGCTGCTCGTGCAGATATTGTTATCTGGCGAAATGAGGAGGATAAACGAAAAGGGAAGAATGCACTTATCGTAGTGGAGTGTAAGGCGGAAAATGTTACTATTCGCCAAGCTGACTATTTTCAAGGATATAATTATGCAGCTTGGGCTGGTGCTAAGTTTTTTGTCACAACCAACTTGAAGGAAACTCGTATTTTTAAGGTGGTAGAGGATGCTATGCCTAAAAAGTTGGAGGAAATTGCTGATATTCCTTCTGCCGATATGGTGAACGATGACAAGAAAATCAAGGCTATGCTGCTGCAGACAAAAGCGTTTACTCGTGATGAGTTCTCTCGATTGCTTTTTAAGTGCCATAACATCATTCGTAATAATGATAAACTATCACCTGAAGCAGCTTTTGATGAGATAAGCAAGATTCTGTTCATCAAAATTAGATACGAACGTACGAATTCTGGAACTCAAATTTTCTCAAAGGAAGAATTTTTGAAACAAAAGAAGATGTATGATGCCGTAAAGTCTAAAGAGTCACCTGATTATTATCAGTTTTTGTTTAATAAGACAAAGGAGGATTTTGCCAAAGACCATCTTTTTGATGAAAATGAAACTATTAAAATACGAGAGAATAGCTTTGAACAAATCGTGAAGGAATTACAAGTGTATAACTTGTCAACTACTTCTGATGATGTGAAAGGTATTGCCTTTGAGCAATTCTTGGGAAGAACGTTTCGTGGAGAATTAGGACAATTTTTCACGCCTCGTACTATTGTTGATTTTATGGTATCTGTGCTAGACCCACAAGAAGGTGAGTATGTTTGTGATCCTTGTTGTGGAAGTGGTGGATTCTTGATTCGTGCTTTCGAATATGTTCGTGAACATATAGAGAATGAAGTGGAAGTAAGAAAAGAGGATGTAAAAAAGTCTTTGTTTACAGACGATTATTCAAAGCTACCAAAGAAAGAACAAGAGAAAAATGACCAAAAGGTAATAGATGCTTTCAGCAAGATGAACTATGAGTTGGACATCAATAATCCAATGGGGCGTTTGCGCTCCCTTTCTTTCGATTGTATCTATGGAACGGATGCCAATCCTCGTATGGCTCGAACTGCCAAGATGAATATGATTATGCACGGAGATGGTCATGGTGGGGTTCATCATCATGATGGTCTCTTGAATGTCAATGGCATTTGGGAAGGCCGCTTTGATGTTATCCTTACTAATCCTCCTTTTGGGGCAAGAATAGACAAGGAATTAAAGATTACAGAAGCCGATAGGTTTACTGATATAGAGAAAATCAAGGCTTATGAAAAAAGGTATGGTAAGGAAAATTATGACAATGCGTTAAAGCAAGTCAATGATCATATAAATCAACCTATACTTGACCTGTTTCAAATAGGAAAGTTTAATGGTCTTACCGAAGTCTTGTTTATAGAGCGTTGTTTGAATCTCCTAAAGCCTGGTGGCAGAATGGGTATTGTGCTCCCAGAAGGTGTATTGAACAATACAAACCTTCAAAAGGTGCGCGATTTTGTAGAGAGCAAGGCAAAGATATTGTTGATTGTGTCTATTCCGCAAGATGTGTTTATGGCAGCAGGTGCTACAGTAAAGCCTAGTTTGTTGTTCTTCAAGAAATTCACCGAAGATGAGGCTGAGGAATACAATCGTATCTGTATTCAAGTATCGCATGAGGTGGAAGCTAAGTACGATGAAGAAATGACGGATATAGATGTGAAGTTGGCAAAACGTGGCAAGGAGGCTTTGACAAAAGATGAAAAGAAAAGCCTTCGGTCTCGTAAGAAAGAGTTGACGGTTTTGATAGAGAACGAAATTAAAACTTTAGTGAAAGAAAGATTTGACTATGTGATTCCTATAGCAGAGGTTCAGAAAGCTGGTATCAGTACTACTGGAGCTAAGATTGAAAACGAATTGGAACCGCTTGAAAAGGAGTTTACGGAATATCGAAAGGAAAACAAACTTTGGGAGAAGCATGTAAGAGCCACGAAATACAATGTTTCTGATGACGGAACCATGCTGCGTACAAGATTTATTGATGGTGTCGCTTGCGAACCAGAACCATTCTATAGATATTAA
- a CDS encoding ATP-dependent nuclease produces the protein MRLKKLYIEHYKNIHGEYSFEGNQGYIALIGLNGSGKSNLLEAISLVLDTMFGLQVKTPIGNFWIEYEMDGETCFYGNIDQAGNVIELDSQPKMPSMLISCYSGEDDRLWNFCYKDYYVRFFNAAIGGGEYKPQSLYVNKYCWKIAFISLLFSENEEVKSFVKNILKVDAQQVTVQFTRREENKANSHDASNWYARIEEKFGKERIPMEVLKYEDLICNSYSNLTSDAQVFYYLYFLCMPERNLNSGMRADKLIENIAIQVNGYNFEDLSEGEKKLILIECITKVLGDKDALVLFDEPDAHTHIAMKKELLRVISEFEGQTIMTTHSPMFLNKRWDGYHIENIYYMHDGIVETADGLKHLSDLTDGAIDYFEGSFILSSKNILVVEGKYDDKYLKKAISVFVEQDVKYEKLNEITIMSSNSASAAVEIYNQILSPCLNRIDKIVFLFDYDNGGWNDGWKKIKPLSDRNDKIVPMFYQDSYLPVANYPTSEADVIKANGGNKIKDVNSYMVEDLFSEDSYASKIAPVIKARTHKDFRNLTMGKKGTAGAIKDHIEKEYNNFKKEWFEGFKPVLDKLLEVFFERKK, from the coding sequence ATGAGATTAAAGAAATTATATATAGAGCATTACAAGAATATTCATGGTGAATATTCTTTTGAGGGGAATCAAGGCTATATAGCATTGATAGGTTTAAATGGTTCTGGTAAGAGTAACTTGCTGGAGGCCATAAGCTTGGTACTTGATACCATGTTTGGGCTTCAAGTCAAGACTCCTATAGGTAATTTCTGGATAGAGTATGAGATGGATGGAGAAACTTGCTTTTATGGTAATATCGACCAAGCAGGAAATGTTATAGAATTAGATTCGCAGCCTAAGATGCCTTCTATGCTTATCTCATGTTATAGTGGAGAAGATGACCGTTTGTGGAATTTCTGCTATAAGGATTACTATGTTCGTTTCTTTAATGCTGCCATTGGTGGAGGTGAATATAAGCCACAGAGCCTTTATGTAAACAAGTATTGTTGGAAGATAGCTTTTATCTCTTTACTCTTTAGTGAGAATGAAGAGGTAAAATCCTTTGTTAAGAATATCTTAAAAGTAGATGCTCAACAAGTGACCGTACAATTCACTCGTCGTGAGGAAAATAAGGCTAATAGCCATGATGCTTCTAATTGGTACGCTCGTATAGAAGAGAAATTTGGAAAGGAAAGAATTCCTATGGAGGTGTTGAAGTATGAGGACTTGATATGTAATTCATATTCCAACTTAACATCAGATGCCCAGGTATTTTATTACCTTTATTTCCTTTGTATGCCTGAGCGAAATCTTAATTCTGGTATGCGAGCTGATAAGTTGATTGAAAATATAGCCATACAGGTAAATGGCTATAATTTCGAAGACTTGAGCGAAGGTGAGAAGAAACTCATCCTCATCGAATGCATTACAAAAGTGTTGGGCGATAAAGATGCCCTTGTCTTATTTGATGAACCTGATGCGCATACTCATATAGCAATGAAGAAAGAACTCCTTAGAGTTATTTCAGAATTTGAAGGTCAAACGATAATGACAACTCATTCGCCAATGTTTTTGAATAAACGTTGGGATGGATACCATATAGAAAATATTTATTATATGCATGATGGTATAGTTGAAACAGCAGATGGGCTAAAACATCTAAGCGATTTGACTGATGGAGCAATAGATTACTTTGAAGGTTCTTTCATTTTGAGTTCGAAGAATATTCTTGTGGTAGAGGGCAAGTATGATGATAAGTATTTGAAGAAGGCAATCTCTGTTTTTGTAGAGCAAGACGTTAAATACGAAAAGTTAAATGAGATAACTATTATGTCTTCTAATAGTGCAAGTGCTGCTGTTGAAATCTATAACCAGATACTTTCGCCCTGTTTGAATAGAATTGATAAGATTGTATTTCTCTTTGACTATGATAATGGTGGATGGAATGATGGATGGAAGAAAATAAAGCCGTTGTCTGATAGAAACGATAAGATTGTTCCTATGTTCTATCAAGATAGCTATCTTCCTGTTGCAAACTATCCAACAAGTGAAGCTGATGTAATCAAGGCTAATGGAGGCAATAAAATCAAGGATGTTAATTCTTATATGGTGGAAGATTTGTTTTCTGAAGATTCTTATGCCTCGAAGATAGCTCCTGTGATAAAAGCACGTACGCATAAAGATTTTAGAAATCTTACAATGGGAAAGAAAGGTACGGCTGGTGCTATAAAAGATCATATAGAAAAAGAATACAATAACTTTAAGAAAGAGTGGTTTGAAGGCTTTAAGCCTGTGCTTGATAAATTGTTGGAAGTTTTTTTCGAACGTAAAAAGTAA